The Kluyvera intermedia genome includes the window GCGGGCAGTTAAGCGTTGTGCCTCGGCAAACTGGCTGCGATGGACGTTACCCGCGCTCAGCGAGTAGAAATGATTCGTCGCCTCGATAACCGCCTGCGGTTTTAACGCCGTGGCAGCGCTATCAAGGTATACCCCGGCATCGTGCAGGGCGGGAAATTGTGCGCGAAACTGCGCGGGGGAGAACGCGTTCATGGAATTCCTCATATCGATAGGCAGATCGTCGCGCAAATCAGGCGCGGATACAAGGTTTGTGCTAACCGTCAGAATATTCTGTTTTTTCTGGCGAAATCCGACCAGTGTCTTATGCTAAATAGTGTTAGGCAAATGTTTATGCCTGTTACGAAACATGAGTTCAATAGTATAAATCGCTTAAAGGAGTATGAAGATGAAAAAGACTGCCGCAATTATTTCTGCCTGTATGCTGACTTTCGCCCTGAGCGCGTGTTCTAGCCCGAACTATGTGATGCATACCAATGATGGTCGTAGCATTGTCTCTGAGGGGAAACCTCAGACAGATAATGATACCGGTATGATTTCATACAAAGACGCCAACGGCGTGAAGCAGCAGATCAACCATAGTGATGTGAAAGAGATGGTTGCGCTGGATAAATAGCGATATCGCAGGCAAAAAAAAGCACCGCAATAAGGCGGTGCTACATTAATCACTATGGACAGACAGGGTAAATGTACAGGAAGTGAAAAAGGGTAGCTTCGCTACCATGATCTGAATTGCAGACCAATTGCAAACACAACAACACAACATCACAACCGTAAGCCAAAAGCAGATCAGAACACGCATTCCGAAAAAGCTTTTCGTTCCGGCTCAGGAAGTGCCGCCATGAT containing:
- a CDS encoding YgdI/YgdR family lipoprotein encodes the protein MKKTAAIISACMLTFALSACSSPNYVMHTNDGRSIVSEGKPQTDNDTGMISYKDANGVKQQINHSDVKEMVALDK